The following are encoded together in the Bradyrhizobium sp. CCGUVB1N3 genome:
- the rnc gene encoding ribonuclease III, producing MKDEAKDIAIQPIEAAASPDAEAAPKAPAKKKRARSGKAKGANAALEARIGHNFADPNLLIQAITHVSALKSGRKRGDSYQRLEFLGDHVLGLVVSDMLYHAFPSADEGELSKRLAELVRKESCADVAKLLGLVEDIKLGSVGPAADARLRKSVLGDICEAVIGAIYLDGGHAAAAEFVKRNWTERMHKPRRPLRDPKTVLQEWAQGKGLPTPVYREVERTGPHHDPQFRVAVDLPGLESAEGIGGSKRAAEKVAASVMIEREGVGGGNDG from the coding sequence ATGAAAGACGAAGCCAAGGACATCGCAATCCAACCGATCGAGGCCGCTGCGAGCCCTGACGCCGAAGCTGCTCCCAAGGCTCCCGCAAAGAAGAAGCGGGCGAGGAGCGGCAAGGCCAAGGGCGCGAACGCGGCGCTCGAGGCGCGCATCGGGCATAATTTTGCCGATCCGAACCTGCTGATCCAGGCGATCACGCACGTGTCCGCTCTCAAGTCGGGACGCAAGCGCGGCGACAGCTACCAGCGGCTGGAATTTCTGGGCGACCACGTGCTCGGGCTCGTCGTCTCCGACATGCTCTATCACGCCTTCCCGAGCGCGGATGAAGGCGAGCTGTCGAAGCGGCTCGCCGAACTCGTGCGCAAGGAGAGCTGCGCCGACGTTGCGAAGCTGCTGGGCCTCGTCGAGGACATCAAGCTCGGCAGCGTCGGCCCCGCCGCCGACGCCCGCTTGCGCAAATCCGTGCTCGGCGACATCTGCGAAGCCGTGATCGGCGCCATCTATCTCGACGGCGGGCATGCGGCCGCGGCCGAGTTCGTCAAGCGCAACTGGACCGAGCGCATGCACAAGCCGCGGCGGCCGCTGCGCGATCCCAAGACCGTGCTCCAGGAATGGGCGCAGGGGAAGGGCTTGCCGACACCGGTTTATCGCGAGGTTGAGCGCACCGGGCCGCATCACGATCCGCAGTTCCGCGTCGCCGTGGATCTGCCGGGGCTGGAGTCGGCGGAAGGCATTGGCGGCAGCAAGCGCGCGGCGGAGAAGGTCGCAGCCTCCGTCATGATCGAACGCGAAGGTGTTGGCGGCGGCAATGACGGCTGA
- the lepB gene encoding signal peptidase I, with translation MSVTSGTKSESGLGETVRVVIHALLIALVIRTFLFQPFNIPSGSMKATLLVGDYLFVSKYSYGYSHYSIPFSPPLFSGRVFGSDPNRGDIVVFRLPKDDTTDYIKRVIGLPGDRVQMKEGLLYINDVPVQRERLSDFVGEDPCGSSDATARVKRWKETLPNGVTYETLDCVDNGFYDNTNVYTVPAGHFFMMGDNRDNSTDSRVQSAVGYVPQENLIGRAQMIFFSIAEGEHAWMFWRWPWAVRWNRMFKIVR, from the coding sequence ATGAGCGTGACTTCAGGAACCAAATCTGAGAGCGGCCTCGGCGAAACCGTCCGGGTTGTCATCCACGCTCTCCTGATCGCGCTGGTGATCCGTACGTTCCTGTTTCAGCCGTTCAACATCCCCTCCGGCTCGATGAAGGCGACGCTGCTGGTCGGCGATTACCTGTTCGTGTCGAAATATTCCTACGGCTATAGCCATTACTCGATCCCGTTCTCGCCGCCGCTGTTCTCGGGACGCGTCTTCGGCTCGGACCCGAACCGCGGCGACATCGTCGTGTTCCGTCTGCCGAAGGACGACACCACCGATTACATCAAGCGCGTGATCGGGCTGCCCGGCGACCGCGTCCAGATGAAGGAAGGGCTGCTCTACATCAACGACGTGCCCGTGCAGCGCGAACGCTTGAGCGACTTCGTCGGCGAAGACCCCTGTGGCTCGTCGGACGCTACCGCACGGGTGAAGCGCTGGAAGGAGACGCTGCCGAACGGCGTCACCTACGAGACGCTCGACTGCGTCGACAACGGCTTCTACGACAACACCAACGTCTACACGGTGCCTGCCGGCCACTTCTTCATGATGGGCGACAACCGTGACAACTCGACCGACAGCCGCGTGCAGTCGGCGGTGGGCTACGTGCCGCAGGAGAATCTGATCGGCCGTGCCCAGATGATCTTCTTTTCCATCGCCGAAGGCGAGCATGCCTGGATGTTCTGGCGCTGGCCCTGGGCGGTGCGCTGGAACCGAATGTTCAAAATCGTCCGATGA
- the acpS gene encoding holo-ACP synthase has product MIIGIGSDLIDITRVAKVIERHGERFLDRIFTEAERAKAERRAKNEKMVVATYAKRFAAKEACSKALGTGIRRGVWWRDMGVVNLPGGRPTMQLTGGALARLKALTPEGFEPRIDLSITDDWPLAQAFVIISAVPLSKP; this is encoded by the coding sequence ATGATCATCGGCATCGGCTCCGACCTGATCGACATCACCCGCGTCGCCAAGGTGATCGAGCGCCATGGCGAGCGCTTCCTCGACCGCATCTTCACCGAGGCCGAGCGCGCCAAGGCGGAGCGCCGCGCCAAGAACGAGAAAATGGTGGTGGCGACCTATGCCAAACGGTTCGCCGCCAAGGAGGCCTGCTCCAAGGCGCTCGGGACCGGCATCCGGCGCGGCGTCTGGTGGCGCGACATGGGGGTGGTCAACCTGCCCGGGGGGCGGCCGACCATGCAACTGACCGGCGGGGCGCTGGCCCGGCTGAAGGCGCTGACGCCGGAGGGCTTCGAGCCGCGGATCGACCTGTCGATCACCGACGACTGGCCGCTCGCCCAGGCCTTCGTCATCATTTCAGCCGTGCCGCTGTCAAAACCTTGA
- a CDS encoding pyridoxine 5'-phosphate synthase — MPVPPLRLGVNVDHVATLRNARGGRNPDPVRAALLVIEAGADGITAHLREDRRHIRDEDMARLKAEISKPLNFEMAATDDMMRISLATKPHAVCLVPERRQEVTTEGGLDVVGQHNALAPFIARLNDAGIRVSLFIAADPKQIEMAARLRAPVIEIHTGAWCDAVVDGHTDKAEAEWQRIVAGARLARAAGLEVHAGHGLDYATAEKISALPEIVELNIGYYMIGEALFVGLAETVRSMRAAMDRGRSKA; from the coding sequence ATGCCCGTTCCTCCGCTTCGCCTCGGCGTCAATGTCGACCATGTCGCGACCCTGCGTAACGCGCGGGGCGGCCGCAATCCCGATCCGGTGCGCGCCGCTTTGCTGGTGATCGAGGCCGGCGCCGACGGCATCACCGCACACTTGCGCGAAGACCGCCGGCATATCCGCGACGAGGACATGGCGCGGCTGAAGGCGGAAATCTCGAAGCCGCTCAATTTCGAGATGGCGGCGACCGACGACATGATGCGCATCTCGCTTGCCACCAAGCCGCATGCGGTTTGCCTGGTGCCGGAGCGCCGCCAGGAGGTGACGACCGAAGGCGGGCTCGATGTGGTCGGACAGCACAATGCGCTGGCACCGTTCATCGCCCGGCTGAACGACGCCGGCATCCGCGTGTCGCTGTTCATCGCCGCCGATCCCAAGCAGATCGAGATGGCGGCGCGACTGCGCGCGCCCGTGATCGAGATCCATACCGGTGCGTGGTGCGACGCCGTGGTCGACGGACACACTGACAAGGCCGAGGCCGAATGGCAGCGCATCGTGGCCGGCGCCAGGCTGGCGCGCGCCGCGGGCCTCGAGGTCCATGCCGGCCATGGGCTCGACTATGCGACGGCGGAGAAGATCTCCGCGCTTCCGGAGATCGTCGAGTTGAACATCGGCTACTACATGATCGGCGAGGCGTTGTTCGTCGGCCTTGCCGAGACGGTGCGCAGCATGCGCGCCGCGATGGACCGCGGCCGGAGCAAGGCATGA
- a CDS encoding bifunctional (p)ppGpp synthetase/guanosine-3',5'-bis(diphosphate) 3'-pyrophosphohydrolase yields the protein MVYRRRKFTQMEAATESVAVAPTAPAARPSKPRARMMRQYDLVERVRSYNPNTNEDLLNRAYVYAMKAHGSQTRASGDPYFSHPLEVAAILTDLKLDDATIVAALLHDTIEDTEATRAEIDQIFGPEIGALVEGLTKLKRLELVSREAKQAENLRKLLLAIADDVRVLLVKLADRLHNMRTLEFVPPASRRRIAEETLDIYAPLAGRMGMQEMREELEDLSFRTLDPEAYNVVMQRLDALAERNRNLIGEIEAQLSNNLRHRGLGARVYGRRKKPFSIWTKMERKSVGFEQLSDIFGFRVVVNDVEACYRALGIVHTTWPVVPGRFKDYISTPKQNDYRSIHTTVIGPGNQRVELQIRTEEMDQIAERGIAAHVFYKEGAGSPTEFLKRESNAFAWLRHTVGILSESTNPEEFLEHTKLELFHDQVFCFTPKGKLIALPRHANVVDFAYAVHTDVGNSAVGCKINGKFAPLSSELQNGDEVEVLTSEAQSAPPSAWESLAVTGKARAAIRRATRTAVRDQYAGLGRRIVERLFERAKIDYADDKLKGALPRLARSSIEDVMAAVGRGEIKASDVARAMYPDYKEERVGRYAKKGLAAKLKETVVPGTPRPPTAIPIRGINSDLPVKFAPNGGAVPGDRIVGIVTPGEGITIYPIQAPALKDFEEEPERWLDVRWDIEDTTPQRFPARIKVENVNEPGALAQIATVIAEHDGNIDNISMQRRSPDFTETTIDLEVYDLKHLSAIIAQLRAKAVVARVERVNG from the coding sequence ATGGTGTATCGGCGTCGCAAATTTACGCAGATGGAGGCCGCGACCGAATCGGTCGCCGTGGCCCCGACTGCGCCGGCGGCGCGGCCCTCAAAGCCGCGGGCGCGCATGATGAGGCAATATGACCTCGTCGAGCGCGTCAGGTCCTATAACCCCAACACCAACGAAGACCTGCTGAACCGCGCTTATGTTTACGCCATGAAGGCGCACGGTTCGCAGACCCGTGCCTCGGGCGACCCATACTTCTCCCATCCGCTCGAAGTGGCGGCGATCCTCACCGACCTGAAGCTCGACGACGCCACCATCGTCGCGGCGCTATTGCACGACACGATCGAGGACACCGAGGCGACCCGCGCCGAGATCGACCAGATCTTCGGCCCCGAGATCGGCGCGCTAGTCGAGGGCCTGACCAAGCTGAAGCGGCTGGAGCTGGTGTCGCGCGAGGCCAAGCAGGCCGAGAACCTGCGCAAGCTCCTGCTGGCGATCGCCGACGACGTCCGCGTCCTTCTGGTCAAGCTCGCCGACCGCCTGCACAACATGCGCACTCTGGAATTCGTGCCGCCGGCATCGCGCCGCCGGATCGCCGAGGAGACGCTCGACATCTACGCGCCGCTCGCTGGCCGCATGGGTATGCAGGAGATGCGTGAGGAGCTGGAGGACCTGTCCTTCCGCACACTCGATCCCGAAGCCTACAACGTGGTGATGCAGCGGCTCGATGCGCTGGCCGAGCGCAACCGCAATTTGATCGGCGAGATCGAGGCTCAGCTCTCCAACAATCTGCGCCACAGGGGCCTCGGTGCGCGCGTTTACGGCCGCCGCAAGAAGCCGTTCTCGATCTGGACCAAGATGGAGCGTAAGTCGGTCGGCTTCGAGCAGTTGTCCGACATCTTCGGCTTCCGTGTCGTGGTCAACGATGTCGAGGCCTGCTACCGCGCGCTCGGCATCGTCCACACGACCTGGCCGGTCGTGCCTGGCCGCTTCAAGGACTACATCTCGACGCCCAAGCAGAACGACTACCGCTCGATCCACACCACGGTGATCGGCCCCGGCAACCAGCGCGTCGAGCTCCAGATCCGCACCGAGGAGATGGACCAGATCGCCGAGCGCGGCATCGCCGCGCACGTCTTCTACAAGGAGGGCGCCGGCTCGCCGACGGAGTTCCTGAAGCGCGAGTCCAATGCGTTTGCGTGGCTGCGCCACACCGTTGGAATTCTTTCCGAGAGCACCAATCCCGAGGAATTCCTCGAGCACACCAAGCTCGAATTGTTCCACGACCAGGTGTTCTGCTTCACCCCTAAGGGCAAGCTGATCGCGCTGCCGCGCCATGCTAATGTGGTCGACTTCGCCTATGCGGTGCACACCGACGTCGGCAACAGCGCGGTGGGCTGCAAGATCAACGGCAAGTTCGCGCCGCTGTCCTCCGAGCTTCAGAACGGCGACGAGGTCGAGGTCCTGACCTCGGAGGCGCAGTCGGCGCCGCCGTCGGCCTGGGAATCGCTTGCCGTCACCGGCAAGGCGCGCGCGGCGATCCGGCGCGCCACACGCACCGCAGTCCGCGACCAATATGCCGGCCTCGGCCGGCGTATCGTCGAGCGCTTGTTCGAGCGCGCCAAGATCGACTACGCCGACGACAAGCTGAAGGGCGCGCTGCCGCGGCTTGCCCGCTCCTCGATCGAGGACGTGATGGCGGCAGTCGGCCGGGGCGAGATCAAGGCCTCTGACGTCGCGCGGGCCATGTATCCCGACTACAAGGAAGAGCGGGTTGGGCGCTACGCCAAGAAGGGGCTGGCTGCCAAGCTCAAGGAGACCGTGGTGCCGGGGACGCCGCGCCCCCCGACCGCAATCCCGATCCGCGGCATCAATTCCGACCTGCCGGTGAAGTTCGCGCCGAACGGCGGCGCCGTGCCGGGCGACCGCATCGTCGGTATCGTCACGCCGGGCGAGGGCATCACCATCTATCCGATCCAGGCGCCGGCCTTGAAGGATTTCGAGGAGGAGCCGGAGCGCTGGCTCGACGTGCGCTGGGACATCGAGGACACCACTCCGCAGCGCTTCCCGGCCCGCATCAAGGTCGAGAACGTCAACGAGCCCGGCGCGCTTGCGCAGATCGCGACCGTGATCGCCGAGCACGACGGCAACATCGACAATATCAGCATGCAGCGCCGCTCGCCGGACTTCACCGAGACGACCATCGATCTCGAGGTCTATGACCTGAAGCACCTGAGCGCGATCATAGCCCAGTTGCGCGCGAAGGCGGTCGTCGCGCGCGTCGAACGTGTTAATGGATAG
- the rpoZ gene encoding DNA-directed RNA polymerase subunit omega, with translation MARVTVEDCIDKVDNRFDLVLLAAHRARMISSGSQLTVDRDNDKNPVVSLREIADQTISPEDLREELVHSLQKFVEVDEPEPDTVPLIGSAGASVDADDTEVAVERMTEEELLKGLEGLAPPEEQPEEDE, from the coding sequence ATGGCTCGCGTCACCGTAGAAGATTGTATCGACAAGGTCGACAACCGGTTTGACCTCGTCCTGCTGGCCGCCCACCGCGCCCGCATGATTTCATCCGGTTCACAACTAACGGTTGACCGCGATAACGACAAGAACCCAGTTGTTTCTTTGCGCGAAATTGCCGACCAGACCATTTCGCCGGAGGATCTGCGCGAGGAGCTCGTCCACTCCCTCCAGAAATTCGTCGAGGTGGATGAGCCTGAGCCCGATACCGTGCCCTTGATCGGTTCCGCTGGCGCCAGCGTCGATGCCGACGATACCGAGGTCGCTGTCGAACGCATGACGGAAGAGGAGCTCCTGAAGGGCCTTGAGGGCCTCGCGCCGCCGGAGGAGCAGCCCGAGGAGGACGAGTAA
- a CDS encoding NYN domain-containing protein, whose translation MSPSPTNKIALFIDGANLYATAKTLGFDIDYKRLLKEFQSRGTLLRAFYYTAIIEDQEYSSIRPLIDWLDYNGYTVVTKATKEFIDASGRRKVKGNMDIELAVDAMELAEHIDQMVLFSGDGDFRSLVEAVQRRGVRVTVISTIASQPPMIADELRRQADVFTDLVELQSKLGRDPSERPAPRERGDREARHHAPQFLQRATTMAPRGDDDFDE comes from the coding sequence ATGTCACCTTCTCCAACCAACAAGATCGCGCTCTTCATCGATGGGGCCAATCTGTACGCGACGGCAAAAACGCTGGGTTTCGATATCGATTACAAGCGCCTGCTGAAGGAATTTCAGAGCCGCGGGACGCTTCTACGCGCCTTTTACTACACCGCCATCATCGAGGATCAGGAATACTCCTCGATACGTCCCCTGATCGACTGGCTCGACTACAACGGCTACACCGTCGTCACCAAGGCCACGAAAGAATTCATCGACGCCAGCGGCCGCCGCAAGGTCAAGGGCAACATGGATATCGAGCTCGCGGTGGACGCCATGGAGCTCGCCGAGCACATCGACCAGATGGTGCTGTTCTCCGGTGACGGCGATTTCCGATCTTTGGTCGAGGCCGTGCAGCGCCGCGGCGTGCGCGTCACCGTCATCTCCACCATCGCCAGCCAGCCACCGATGATCGCCGACGAGCTGCGCCGCCAGGCGGACGTCTTCACCGACCTCGTCGAGCTTCAGTCCAAGCTTGGTCGCGACCCGTCCGAACGCCCGGCTCCGCGCGAGCGGGGCGATCGCGAAGCACGTCATCACGCCCCGCAGTTCCTCCAGCGCGCGACCACGATGGCGCCGAGGGGCGATGACGACTTCGACGAGTGA
- a CDS encoding uracil-DNA glycosylase, protein MTTSTSEATRLSREAPTVVPDRDCPLCPRLVAFREANRAREPSWHNAPVAPFGDIKARLLIVGLAPGMQGANRTGRPFTGDYAGDLLYATLIEFGFAKGTYRARPDDGLKLVDCRIANAVHCVPPQNKPLPAEINTCRPFLAANLETMPNLRAIVALGRIAHDTVLKPLGLKGAQAPFGHGAVHQAGALRLYDSYHCSRYNTNTGVLTPAMFRKVFAKVKADLD, encoded by the coding sequence ATGACGACTTCGACGAGTGAAGCGACCCGGTTAAGCCGCGAGGCCCCCACCGTCGTACCCGACCGTGACTGTCCACTCTGTCCGCGCTTGGTCGCCTTTCGCGAGGCGAACCGGGCGCGTGAGCCGTCTTGGCACAACGCGCCGGTTGCTCCCTTTGGCGACATCAAGGCGCGCCTTCTGATCGTCGGTCTCGCACCCGGGATGCAGGGCGCGAACCGCACGGGTCGCCCGTTCACGGGCGACTATGCCGGCGACCTGCTCTACGCAACGCTGATCGAATTCGGGTTTGCCAAGGGGACCTATCGGGCGCGGCCCGACGACGGCCTGAAGCTGGTCGACTGCCGGATCGCCAATGCAGTGCATTGCGTGCCGCCACAGAACAAGCCGCTGCCGGCAGAAATCAACACCTGCCGCCCCTTCCTCGCCGCGAACCTCGAGACGATGCCGAACCTGCGCGCCATCGTCGCGCTGGGGCGGATTGCGCATGATACCGTGCTCAAGCCGCTGGGCCTGAAGGGCGCGCAAGCGCCGTTCGGTCACGGCGCGGTGCACCAGGCGGGCGCGCTCCGGCTGTACGACAGCTATCATTGCTCCCGCTACAACACGAACACCGGCGTGCTGACGCCGGCGATGTTCCGCAAGGTCTTTGCGAAGGTGAAGGCGGACTTAGATTAG
- a CDS encoding peroxiredoxin, with protein MNQRNLLEVDWSKIPAPTDDGGAAHLKGMIVPPVSLRATDDTSVTLSALSGRTVVFGYPRTGEPGKIALVDDWDMIPGARGCTPQTCAFRDLFAELKAAGASHVFGLSTQSNDYQTEMASRLHLPFPVLSDEKLALTRVLNLPTMEIAGLTLIKRLALIIDDAKVTHVFYPVFPPDRNAADVLDWLKANPART; from the coding sequence ATGAACCAGCGAAACCTGCTAGAGGTCGACTGGAGCAAGATCCCGGCGCCGACAGACGATGGCGGCGCGGCGCATCTGAAAGGGATGATAGTTCCGCCGGTGAGCCTGCGCGCGACCGACGATACGTCAGTGACGCTATCGGCGCTCAGCGGCCGCACCGTGGTGTTCGGCTATCCACGCACCGGCGAGCCCGGCAAGATCGCGCTGGTCGACGACTGGGACATGATCCCAGGCGCGCGCGGCTGCACGCCGCAGACCTGCGCGTTCCGCGATCTCTTCGCCGAGCTGAAGGCAGCCGGCGCGTCCCATGTGTTCGGCCTCTCGACCCAGAGTAACGACTACCAGACCGAGATGGCCTCGCGGCTGCATCTGCCGTTCCCGGTGCTGTCAGACGAGAAGCTCGCGCTGACCCGCGTGCTCAATCTGCCGACGATGGAGATTGCCGGGCTGACGCTGATCAAGCGGCTCGCGCTGATCATCGACGACGCGAAAGTCACGCACGTATTCTATCCGGTGTTCCCGCCCGATCGGAACGCCGCCGACGTGCTGGACTGGCTGAAGGCCAATCCGGCGAGGACCTAA
- the smpB gene encoding SsrA-binding protein SmpB, whose product MADKNERPIKVMAENRKARFNYAIEDTVEAGIALTGTEVKSIRNGKSTIAESYADSKDGEIWLINATIPEYLQGNRFNHEPKRPRKLLLHRRQINKLIGAVDREGMTLIPLKLYFNERGRAKLQLAVAKGKKLHDKRESEKKRDWGREKGRLMRARG is encoded by the coding sequence ATGGCCGACAAGAACGAACGCCCGATCAAGGTCATGGCGGAAAATCGCAAGGCCCGTTTCAATTACGCCATCGAGGATACGGTCGAGGCGGGCATTGCACTGACCGGCACCGAGGTCAAATCGATCCGCAACGGCAAGAGCACGATCGCGGAATCCTACGCCGATTCGAAGGACGGCGAGATCTGGCTGATCAACGCCACCATTCCCGAATATCTCCAGGGCAACCGCTTCAACCACGAGCCCAAGCGGCCGCGAAAGCTGCTGCTCCACCGCCGGCAGATCAACAAGCTGATCGGCGCGGTCGACCGCGAGGGCATGACGCTGATCCCGCTCAAGCTTTACTTCAACGAGCGCGGGCGGGCGAAATTGCAGTTGGCGGTCGCCAAGGGCAAGAAGCTGCACGACAAGCGCGAATCCGAGAAGAAGCGCGACTGGGGCCGGGAGAAGGGCCGGCTGATGCGGGCGAGGGGATGA
- the mscL gene encoding large conductance mechanosensitive channel protein MscL gives MSVEEKGMQMLQEFREFAMKGNVVDLAVGVIIGAAFGAIVNSLVGDVIMPIIGAATGGLDFSNYFTPLSSKVTASVLADAKKQGAVLAWGSFLTLTINFIIIAFVLFLVIRAMNKLKRKEEAAPAAPPKPSAEVELLTEIRDLLKKS, from the coding sequence ATGAGCGTCGAGGAAAAGGGCATGCAGATGCTCCAGGAGTTCCGCGAGTTTGCCATGAAGGGCAACGTCGTCGATCTCGCGGTCGGCGTCATCATCGGCGCGGCCTTCGGCGCCATCGTGAACTCGCTGGTCGGCGACGTGATCATGCCGATCATCGGCGCGGCCACCGGGGGACTCGACTTCTCGAATTACTTTACGCCGCTGTCGAGCAAGGTCACCGCCAGCGTTCTTGCGGACGCGAAAAAGCAGGGGGCCGTCTTGGCTTGGGGTAGCTTCCTCACGCTGACGATCAACTTCATCATCATTGCCTTCGTGCTGTTCCTGGTGATCCGCGCCATGAACAAGCTGAAGCGCAAGGAGGAGGCGGCGCCCGCCGCTCCGCCGAAGCCTTCGGCCGAGGTCGAGCTGCTGACCGAGATCCGCGATCTCCTCAAGAAGTCTTGA
- the dapA gene encoding 4-hydroxy-tetrahydrodipicolinate synthase, translating into MAAKTKFRGSFTALVTPFKNGSLDEAAFRSLVNWQIAEGTHGLVPVGTTGESPTLSHDEHKKVVEWCIQEAKGRVPVIAGAGSNSTKEAIELAQHAEKAGANAVLVVTPYYNKPTQEGLYQHFKAINDAIGIPIIIYNIPPRSVIDMSVDTMKRLWDLKNIAGVKDATASMVRVSQQRAAMGEDFNQLSGEDATVLGYMAHGGHGCISVTSNVAPRLCSEFHTAWQKGDHATALKLHDKLMPLHNNLFIESNPAPIKYALSLLGKMDETLRLPMVPVSEPTRVAVRSAMVHAGLIN; encoded by the coding sequence ATGGCAGCCAAGACGAAGTTCCGGGGGTCGTTTACCGCCTTGGTCACGCCGTTCAAGAACGGCTCGCTGGACGAGGCCGCGTTCCGCTCGCTGGTCAACTGGCAGATCGCCGAGGGCACCCACGGCCTGGTTCCGGTTGGCACCACCGGCGAGAGCCCGACGCTCAGCCATGACGAGCACAAGAAGGTCGTCGAATGGTGCATCCAGGAGGCCAAGGGGCGGGTGCCCGTCATCGCCGGCGCCGGCTCCAACTCCACCAAGGAAGCGATCGAGCTCGCCCAGCACGCCGAGAAGGCGGGCGCCAACGCCGTGCTGGTGGTGACGCCCTACTACAACAAGCCGACCCAGGAAGGGCTCTACCAGCACTTCAAGGCGATCAACGATGCGATTGGAATTCCGATCATCATCTACAACATCCCGCCGCGCTCGGTGATCGACATGTCGGTCGACACCATGAAGCGGCTGTGGGACTTGAAGAACATCGCCGGCGTCAAGGACGCGACCGCCAGCATGGTGCGGGTGTCGCAGCAGCGCGCCGCGATGGGCGAGGATTTCAACCAGCTCTCGGGCGAGGATGCGACCGTGCTCGGCTACATGGCGCATGGCGGCCATGGCTGTATCTCGGTGACCTCCAATGTCGCGCCGCGCCTGTGCTCGGAATTCCACACCGCCTGGCAGAAGGGCGATCACGCAACCGCCTTAAAGTTGCACGACAAGCTGATGCCGCTGCACAATAACCTCTTCATCGAGAGCAATCCGGCGCCAATCAAATATGCGCTGTCGCTCCTCGGCAAGATGGACGAGACGCTGCGGCTGCCGATGGTGCCGGTGTCCGAGCCGACCCGCGTCGCGGTGCGCAGCGCCATGGTCCATGCAGGCCTGATCAACTGA